In Flavobacteriaceae bacterium, the following proteins share a genomic window:
- a CDS encoding methyltransferase domain-containing protein — MNQKIATSIAFAKNFLVTGAITETSRYVEIEICKHLPKGEDKIIVEFGVGHGNITREILDNISATSKVYAFEVNKDFCEHVKNTITDTRLIVINDSAHRVKQYIKAPVDIVISSIPFSFFNKEKGKVILEDTYELLNDNAYFSQVSYSRSNLKKFQKVFENCDTAINKKNRIEQVCHCKKCV; from the coding sequence ATGAATCAGAAAATTGCAACTTCAATCGCGTTTGCCAAGAATTTTTTAGTTACTGGAGCAATAACTGAAACAAGCAGGTATGTAGAAATTGAAATTTGTAAACACCTTCCAAAAGGAGAAGATAAAATTATTGTAGAGTTTGGTGTTGGTCACGGAAATATTACTCGAGAGATATTAGACAATATATCTGCCACATCCAAAGTATATGCCTTTGAAGTTAATAAAGATTTTTGTGAGCATGTAAAAAATACAATTACAGATACTAGATTAATTGTTATTAATGATAGCGCCCATCGTGTAAAACAATATATAAAAGCTCCTGTTGATATTGTAATATCTTCAATTCCTTTTTCGTTTTTTAATAAAGAAAAAGGAAAGGTTATTTTAGAAGACACCTATGAACTCTTAAATGATAACGCTTATTTTAGTCAAGTTTCATATTCGAGATCCAATCTTAAAAAGTTTCAAAAAGTATTTGAGAACTGCGATACGGCTATCAATAAGAAAAACAGAATTGAGCAAGTTTGTCATTGTAAAAAATGCGTATAA